One segment of Lachancea thermotolerans CBS 6340 chromosome E complete sequence DNA contains the following:
- the ADY4 gene encoding Ady4p (weakly similar to uniprot|Q05955 Saccharomyces cerevisiae YLR227C ADY4 Component of the meiotic outer plaque a membrane-organizing center that assembles on the cytoplasmic face of the spindle pole body during meiosis II and triggers the formation of the prospore membrane), with product MLGCPLECFHPLLDRCSRSRHILENKLERELITHPELDLEVEPRFLVKSILRNKPYNREFLELKLKQVVWTKTMIAFFDYFDGEFGDAFFELRWILQFLHEVRKFPGVLYSNLVLSLDYERSLSLLCSRSLIKSLQPPNSIRAKNGVQLKVNRLNIFEGLLTNILDCTEPSVLTCVDVVDYYMMDQLFTVLGEVERSIAFLKGTVCDAREHSKYQGFVIRAQRTHIDSMIRKYILASTFKLPGDPTFIKCFDGVLDGILLYGGIHICVILFFYKVKEFFQAKHYALKQNKPPLEAPRPPCVAIIDGIILGLGQEIESRVTGEIQCPQVLVKADNHEILMVDTVFEESENDHNHDITILLSAAKLKAKKKLRGGPQVHQKYVVSQWQIGLSWVSFWEVCYTDNKGVVPHELQVRMKKVRELASSSMAETCQQ from the coding sequence ATGCTTGGCTGCCCTCTAGAATGTTTCCATCCACTGCTTGACAGATGCTCACGCTCCAGGCACATACTGGAAAATAAGCTGGAACGAGAGTTGATCACGCACCCAGAGCTAGACTTAGAAGTGGAGCCTCGCTTTTTAGTGAAGagcattttgagaaatAAGCCATATAACAGAGAGTTTTTAGAGCTCAAATTAAAACAGGTCGTTTGGACTAAGACAATGATTGCGTTTTTTGATTACTTCGATGGCGAGTTCGGGGACgccttttttgaacttcgGTGGATTCTACAGTTCCTACATGAGGTGCGCAAATTCCCGGGAGTGCTTTATTCCAATCTTGTACTATCGCTTGACTACGAGCGatctttgtctttgctATGCAGCCGATCTCTAATAAAGTCACTACAACCTCCAAACTCAATACGAGCGAAAAATGGAGTCCAGCTCAAGGTTAATCGCCTAAACATATTTGAGGGGCTACTCACAAATATATTGGATTGTACGGAACCTAGTGTCTTGACTTGTGTCGACGTAGTTGATTACTACATGATGGATCAACTGTTTACAGTATTGGGCGAGGTTGAAAGATCGATAGCATTCTTGAAAGGCACAGTCTGTGATGCTAGAGAACACTCTAAATACCAAGGTTTTGTAATTAGAGCACAAAGGACACACATTGACAGTATGATACGCAAATACATTCTAGCAtcaactttcaagcttcCAGGGGACCCTACTTTCATAAAATGCTTTGATGGGGTGTTAGATGGGATATTGCTATACGGAGGAATCCATATCTGtgtgattttgtttttctaTAAGGTGAAAGAGTTTTTTCAAGCTAAGCACTATGCATTGAAACAGAACAAACCGCCTTTAGAAGCACCTCGTCCACCTTGCGTCGCTATAATCGATGGTATAATATTGGGTTTGGGGCAAGAAATAGAAAGCAGGGTTACTGGAGAAATCCAATGCCCGCAAGTTTTAGTCAAGGCCGATAACCACGAAATATTAATGGTTGACACGGTTTTCGAAGAATCTGAGAACGATCATAATCATGACATAACCATCTTGCTGAGCGCCGCGAAACttaaagcaaaaaaaaagctgcgcGGTGGACCACAGGTACATCAGAAGTATGTCGTTTCTCAATGGCAAATTGGATTATCCTGGGTTTCCTTTTGGGAAGTCTGTTATACTGATAACAAAGGGGTTGTACCTCATGAACTTCAAGTACGCATGAAAAAAGTTCGTGAGTTAGCTTCTAGCTCTATGGCTGAAACCTGTCAACAGTAG
- the BUR2 gene encoding Bur2p (similar to uniprot|Q05949 Saccharomyces cerevisiae YLR226W BUR2 Cyclin for the Sgv1p (Bur1p) protein kinase Sgv1p and Bur2p comprise a CDK-cyclin complex involved in transcriptional regulation through its phosphorylation of the carboxy-terminal domain of the largest subunit of RNA polymerase II), translated as MAQVGAKSPATTADGFNSRILWPDMIKTPDNKWVCTCKEIVDRLGTDPHVAGELKRRMEKCLMYFYVMKKQLKLFDHTYTAACILFFRYWFVFGLPPALTDCIHLSQALLVTACKTVENNRPIDVYVKGTCEFLLRDIPTSRGRQNIEKLRWELRDKLVGYEKRILCQMGFDLNLHNPKELIEEIFSGFFRYNRDFQMSEGFTKVFPKIIQDARNFIIQAGTQPVSLLCDGFTFTALSLVFCGLQYKKHVDSSFKFPKNFFTDRFPFRVTTQLFVELLTDYRVLEENFFDLKSNKGGKLQVSLEEMESLLDEDPPSDETLVSDYSTYVYEDIKDGVVREELLKHIEARVNELTERTIAQSETTEKRTIDNLSSAENPNKKQKNK; from the coding sequence ATGGCACAGGTTGGTGCAAAATCGCCTGCAACTACTGCAGATGGGTTCAACTCGAGAATTTTGTGGCCCGACATGATCAAAACCCCCGACAACAAGTGGGTTTGCACCTGCAAAGAAATTGTGGACCGCTTGGGAACAGATCCCCATGTAGCCGGAGAGCTCAAACGAAGAATGGAGAAATGTTTGATGTACTTTTATGTCATGAAAAAGCAGTTAAAGTTATTTGACCATACTTATACCGCCGCTTGCATTCTATTTTTCCGGTACTGGTTCGTCTTCGGGCTACCGCCTGCATTAACGGACTGTATCCACCTTTCACAGGCGCTGCTAGTGACTGCATGCAAAACAGTAGAGAACAATAGGCCTATTGACGTTTATGTGAAAGGTACCTGTGAGTTTTTACTGAGGGATATACCAACTTCGCGCGGGAGACAAAACATCGAAAAACTCAGATGGGAGCTGAGAGACAAGCTGGTAGGATACGAGAAACGGATCTTGTGCCAAATGGGATTTGATCTCAATCTGCATAATCCCAAAGAGTTAATAGAAGAGATTTTCAGTGGCTTTTTCCGTTACAACAgagattttcaaatgaGCGAAGGATTTACTAAAGTCTTTCCTAAAATAATTCAGGATGCCCGTAATTTTATCATACAAGCGGGAACCCAGCCAGTCTCTTTACTTTGCGATGGCTTCACTTTCACAGCACTATCTCTTGTATTCTGTGGCTTACAATATAAGAAACATGTGGACTCCTCTTTCAAGTTTCCAAAGAATTTCTTCACCGACCGCTTCCCCTTCAGGGTTACAACACAGCTGTTTGTGGAACTTCTCACAGATTATCGAGTCTTGGAAGAGAACTTTTTCGACTTGAAAAGCAACAAGGGAggcaagcttcaagtttcgCTGGAGGAAATGGAGTCCTTgcttgatgaagatccCCCAAGTGATGAAACGCTTGTGAGTGATTACAGCACGTATGTTTATGAAGATATAAAGGATGGTGTTGTAAGggaagagctgctcaaacaCATCGAGGCGCGAGTGAACGAGTTAACCGAGAGAACCATAGCCCAAAGTGAGACTACTGAAAAAAGGACGATTGATAATCTTAGTTCTGCCGAGAACCCcaacaaaaaacagaaaaatAAATAG
- the MFB1 gene encoding Mfb1p (weakly similar to uniprot|Q04922 Saccharomyces cerevisiae YDR219C Hypothetical ORF): MSARDPRTATPSRSLTDLPLDVIMEILFYLPFEDLENVSKTCRTLRVLSNESITYRRTVKDRCVASEWTKRLLFDFLHAIDKKDGLLGFISSERISIVNSLQELQSRFELGNRVPLLPPREMTPLQNSAASDENKVKVSETPCSESSGKQELKPNSFEIPKARLRTGKRDAASLDKEGMAYLQILQGFHRIATNSHKRFGRRNREFARRNPNQESAVPQTPDKEPIASATLTPIQVQSLANEDTTAIDVLKSDENSPDSSHHSRTTSSIFSDTPRLSDLGWSYSEEFKSLESNSDSECGSSDSSSSSKYLRQLQRSNRVSDKKNLYEKLNSRTRKEHEITNNKISEKGSSEKLRPGPTSSKGRAFSQGYLVELERCNTPAVRTQQTAAETTKVSQEFLSRYQEHLVIGTKSSPEVPTQRRSKTKKLGHAPHRRKLIASVTEDNRICYEKL; this comes from the coding sequence ATGTCTGCCCGTGACCCTCGCACCGCTACGCCTAGCAGATCGTTGACAGATCTTCCATTGGATGTCATAATGGAGATATTGTTTTACTTGCCCTTTGAGGATTTGGAAAATGTTTCCAAAACATGCAGAACACTTCGAGTCTTGAGCAACGAGAGTATCACATACCGCAGGACTGTAAAAGATCGGTGCGTTGCATCTGAATGGACCAAGCGATTACTTTTCGATTTTTTGCATGCCATAGACAAAAAAGATGGTCTGTTGGGGTTCATCAGTTCGGAAAGGATATCGATTGTGAATTCGCTACAGGAGCTCCAGTCAAGGTTTGAGCTGGGGAACCGAGTCCCCCTACTGCCACCGAGAGAAATGACACCCTTGCAGAATTCTGCGGCATCGGAcgaaaacaaagtcaaagtctCTGAGACACCCTGCAGCGAATCGAGCGGGAAACAAGAATTAAAACCCAATTCCTTCGAAATACCCAAGGCTCGCTTGAGGACAGGCAAAAGGGATGCAGCTTCTCTCGACAAAGAGGGCATGGCTTATCTGCAAATTCTGCAAGGATTTCATAGGATTGCAACAAACAGTCATAAACGTTTTGGGCGCAGAAACAGAGAGTTCGCGCGAAGAAACCCAAATCAGGAATCAGCCGTGCCGCAAACACCGGACAAAGAACCGATCGCGAGTGCAACTCTAACTCCAATTCAGGTCCAGTCACTCGCTAACGAAGACACCACTGCGATTGATGTCTTGAAATCAGATGAAAACTCACCTGACTCGTCACACCATTCACGCACCACTAGCTCAATTTTCTCTGATACCCCTCGTCTGTCGGACTTGGGCTGGTCCTACAGTGAAGAATTCAAAAGCTTAGAAAGTAACTCTGACTCGGAGTGTGGAAGTTCAGAttcgagttcttcaagtaaATATTTGAGACAACTGCAGAGGTCCAACCGGGTCAGTGACAAAAAGAATCTCTACGAGAAGCTTAACAGCCGAACAAGGAAGGAGCACGAAATCACAAATAACAAAATTAGCGAGAAGGGATCTTCTGAAAAACTTCGGCCAGGCCCTACCTCCAGCAAAGGCAGGGCATTCTCCCAAGGATACTTAGTTGAGCTCGAAAGGTGTAACACACCAGCGGTGCGTACACAACAAACCGCGGCAGAGACAACTAAAGTCTCTCAAGAGTTCTTATCCCGGTACCAAGAACATTTAGTAATTGGTACAAAGTCCAGCCCGGAAGTACCGACTCAACGAAGGTctaaaacaaaaaaacttgGGCATGCACCACATAGGAGGAAACTGATTGCTTCAGTCACTGAAGACAACAGAATTTGCTACGAGAAACTCTAA